The window agatcacgttagttcataaacaatcacacaaaattccatatcccacacaaaaattcaagcattcaatcaaggggaatctatgcaagCCTAAGCCTACACAAGCAAgggttggatcaatcaaaattatagaccaaacaataatcaaaggaggaaattcatccacacatgcacataaataattccccaatccaaggggttcacagatttcaattcggggaacccgaAGATTACAGaaatggcataaaattggggatttgagtaatttagggttagggatttggggtgaaagaggggtgaaaaaggagaaaaaagacgaaccagagaagtaccgcacgtgtggacagcagcaatggccgagacgcacatgcgtgtgatcccgaccgcacgtgtgtggggcccattattaagAAAAAAGCCAGCTtgaccctggtcggccaggggtggactcCAAGACCCcgaatttcagctcgatccgatgcacggtttgtgcgtggtgttcCGCCAAAGTTCCATCCCTCTTGTAGggccagattttgaaaatctactgtagagagaaaaacggctgcaatagaggatggatttgaagcgtagatgattgtaggagaaaagaaatatggatggaagaaggtgggggcgaattgggataggtgtggcttcgcaccatggtagttagcccttcgaagaatgtagggcttcgcacctaattacgttttcataactcggaaagaaacagaaaaacacaaaaattttattaatcttcaatgaatagaAAAGACTACAAAGGatgtctatttataataaaaccctatactccaaaactcgtgccatgtgcgcaacctattacttggcgacaaagtaataaaaaataacaactaatcaaagcaatttaaaccgtccatgatactcctaataacaataataagcaaaacccaaagtactagattaattagaatagtaggCCATGATCacgagaacccatggtgggattcacatgactatcgagtCCACTCCAATGAACAAAAACGCAATCCTCTAAtgaggaggccctccctagacgtcgtcatcgatccagatcgatggtggggccctcctccttgcgtacatgcgtaggggggcgtgcatgtgcacgtgatgtccccatcaccctTCTATGCACTAGAGTGGGGGCCCATTTTGCAGACCAACACACAAGAATTAAGTGGGACTCTACGAATCAAAGCGAAtggaccattttgggaaatatGAGATGAAGATGTAAAcaatcacttctttttttttgcattttacaATCTTCTTTTTGTTAAATGGTccctaattcaccaaatcatATTTGATTAGAGCCCATTTTTGTTGACTTCTGGCAGGTCAAATTGATAGACAACATCCTATCAAAGAATAGTCCAATACACCATTGGATACATGTTAAAAACAAGACAACAAAAAACTGGGGGAAAGACATTCAAGTGTTTTAcaatttttttcctattttccctaTGTTTTTTTCAAGTTTTTAGTGCCAAAATTTTGTGGACTGATATGGCCTCATAAGCACTGCATCGTTCATTTTTGGGCCCGAATGATACACCTACCAATACCTTTATTCAAAACCTTGTTTAGGGTAGGCAGGCCAAACAATCAaattattatgaaaaaaaaaatgcaaaactgTTACAATAAGGAGATGTAATTGGAAAATATGAAAACATTCTTGGAAAATATGAAAACATTCCTATCCAAGCAGACACCTATCAAatgcctcttcttctttttttgtgtgtgtgcgcGTTGTTTTGTGAGCCAAGTTTAAAAAGGCGCCAGTTTTGAGCTCACGACCTTGGTGGGACTTAAAACAAGCTGAACAATTTGCTTCTTTACTGAGTAGATCaattgttgagagtcaaatattgcatattagaccccagttattacctaattttacgaacatgatactgtttaacggcctattttaatcgtgtttgtgttgcaaggtgaatttaggagcctggactgaaaaaggatactaaaagcatggatttaacgctcataaatcaccaaggcaagggacggatcccaagggaccgagatcgaagaatttacacaccaaaaatccaaaaaaatcaagtgattgggtttgaacgggcctgaaagtcgtccagaatgcaagatcatagggttcccaccatcagtttggctcgaaactttatatttgacctgaggaccctaaattaaccgtacacatcaaatttcagccattggatccttgtggaagtggcccaacggatagatcagcccataaaccatcaatctgaggcccacctaatatctggatatacttcaaatttggtctcaaccccttaaataggaTGACAGAACGGATGGACAGAACAgctttctcacgaacatcacgatggaccccacatgtacactgcatgtacatagggtacacgtGCACTGGACGCGCACCGAACACCAGATCCGGTCAACAGACGGTTGACCCGTCTCTCTCGCACAGAGGAATTAGCGGACGAGTGCTAGTCCGTCGGTtgtggctagtgggccccacccatctcaCATTTCggtgatcagagccgtccattcaCTCCAGAGGGGGGGCACGACCTtagccatggtggccttttggcccatGCACACGTACATACATGGATCGTCAtaaaacgcaggatggacggtgaGTTGATTTgctacagtggaccgcaccaaaacccaacaaaaaccactccttcccgactggtttttcgccaggattccaatgaacggggtagatTCATCTGAAAACACACTATGAGGCCCACCGAACACGACAGCAAGGTGCGTATGGATTACTCACGTACCaagaaaactagattttctaGACGGTTGTGGCCCATCACCGGTGATCGGATGgccgatctaaaccgtccatcgtgtagaccaTCCAAAAATGTCCCAAGGGACGTTGTTTCTTTGGAAAAGAAGTGAGGGAAGTGAAAGTTTTCCATGCGACTTCTTGGCTGCGTAAATAGGTTACGCAGAAAGCTTTTTGCCGACTTACGCACGCAGTTGGCTGCGAAAACAGCCACCGACCGACTCAGCCACTGCCCCTGCTGCCTTTATAAAAGGGAGAAGGAAGGAGAAGGGAAGAATCATCTTGGACGTGAAGAAAGGGTATTCGGGGAcgtggaagaagaaagagagatcgTGCGGCTGGCTAGGAGTttgcttctccttcttctttgtttttattttcttttcttccttgatGTTTCTAAGAGATTTTAACATCACCATGCTGATGATAGGCTAAGCCTCtttgctagggctaagaggtgaagcttgtagcgtgatgggagactttttgtttatgccttttgattcctgaactgattttgattctagtttgattataaggaatgcctttagtttttaatggtttattgtgacttaaattacaatggattgaCTGCGATAGCTCtgagcatgtccttttcattactgtgattatgaagttaggaagccctgttgttcaccatcgtctcatgggcatgattggatgacggaacccttcctaacgttcataactctttcagattgtttgtggattggttaaattctgttgtttgcgtctcatgggcatggttttgtgatgaaatcgaGTCTAATTCTTGGTTTGAACATCAATTGGCATAAGAAATGCAACAGAAATCATTGCACAACTTTTTTAACCATAAAGaactaataaataaattaaaaaaacacaCCTCATTTGTTTCCGATCCCGTGGCTATGTACCCATCGGATATTGATAGACCCACAAAATTCTGAAATCAAGTAGTATATGCATCAGTAGCAAGAAAAACCAACCATATTACAAGCGTCAAAAGATGAAAATGTTAGTATAGAAAAAATATGATAGCACATATTACTAGGATGTGAAATGCCAAGGCTACCCTAGCAATAAGATGAGGATCCTAATCAACAAGCAGACCTCACCATGAACATGACCCATCCCATATTGGTCACAATCTTGGAGATAAAATATGAGACTGAATATGAGCATTGAGGAGCTTAATCTAATACTGTGAGAGAACACACCTTCACATTTGTGTGACCAGTGAATGTCTGGATAGGAGTGTCAATTATCCTCGACGACGATGTATTCATTGTCAAGTCCCATAGCTTCAATGAGTTGTCTGTGGATGCCGATACAAGAGTCGTCGAGTCTACAAACTTGACATAGCTGACAGTCTTCGTGTGGCCAACTAGTGTGCACCATGGTATTTTCGTGGTACGGAGATCATAGCAATAGATCTTATGATCTGCCGAGCCTATTGCAAGTGAGCGTGCAGAATCAGGAGGAAACTGGACACAGCACACATTTGCCTTTGTTCTGATAGTCGCAATGCTTCCTCCCTGTATCACCAGCCCATGTAAGAAAAATAGCTTATTACATATCCACATGGAAATCAGCCATGATAATGGTAATTAGCTGACTGTAGTACGTTTAGTTCAAAGCTGACATTGCAAGAATAGAATTGCCTGATTGATATTCCATAGCTTGACAGCACAATCATCACTTCCACTGGCTAATTTTGTCGGGTCTGCAAGCGAGAAGTCAACAGACCACACACGCCTCTCATGCTCCCTCAGTTCCACAAAAACTTGTCCTCTTGTAACATCCCAGACCTAAAGACGATTGAAATAAATCAATGAATGACCATGAACgttagaaaaagaaggaaagaggaaTTATATAATCTTTGACCTgagaatgtgtataacatccttGTATTGTGGGTTTTTACAAAAAAGTGGTACCTCACATTCGGTGACCCAGAAAAATTGATCTCTTGTGAACCACTACGGAGATCACTGCTACAATGATCCCACAATGGAGAATTCTAATCATCCATTTGCCCTTTCCACAGTTGAGTCTGGGTCTTTGTTGTATTTCTTTTCCCAACTGTGAACTATCTATTTGCAGACCAGCAAGGGTTAGGATTTTCACATTGAGGAGATTTTTAGGCCATGGTCTATCCACTTCTCAGCCTATCAGATCAATCTGGATCGCCTAACCACAAGGCTCACCTGCACAAAGTACCCAGGGTATATAGTATACCCTCAGCTCGAGGATCATATAGCTCCTAAAAGAGAAGGGATGAAAATCATAAATAAATAGCCTACCTGCACAACGCCTTCAAAGTCACTTGAAGCAATCTGACTTTTGATATAACTATTCCAACAGACACTGCTAAGTTTTGATTTACTTGCCATCTCAGTTACAGGATAATGAATGTCACGATCTTCATTTAAAATCGTATCGCattcaaaaattttaattttacgaTTTACACCAGCAGTAGCAAAAAACTCTCTGTCTCGATCGAAACTCAATGAGCATACTAAGTTAGAAGAATTTAGCAGATCCCCTTGCTTCAGGTCTGCCCGAACTTTCAACTTGCTAAAAGATAGATACTTGCACAAACCCTCAAGGAATGGATTTATCCACCCACTTCTTCTTCCTTCACTTTGGCCTTCCTTAGAAGCCAAATTATCAACTGAACTACCTTCAGTTCGCACAATTGACCCTCTACCAATACTACCAGCTGCCAAATTTCTATGTTGCAATTTCCCTGCTGGCTTGAACGACCTGCATCTTGTTGAAAAATAAGCTGACTCCAGCTTCTTGAAGTTCTTCATCAACCGATGACTTTTGGACAGCATACTTTCTTGGTTCTCCGACCGAGAGTCTGACCTCTGAACCTCAGCCGAATGCTCGTTAAATTCCTCACTGTGAATCTGAAGACCAGGTCTAAAACGCTTTCGGGAACCCAAGGCAGTTGAGTCCTCACTTCGCACAGGATAAACTGATGGTTGAACTACTTTGTCCAGTAAAGTATGCTCATCCTTCTTTGCTTCTGTATAAGAACTTCCCTTTTTCTTAAGCATCGATTGCTGCTTCAGAACTTCTTCAATGTCAGATGACAGGCAAGATATGGTATCATGCAACCTATCAGCAATTTCTTGTTTCTTCTGTTGCATCTGTAGAAGGAATTCCAGCAGCAACTCCTGCTCTTCTATTTCCTCTCTTAGCTTTATAGCTGCTTCACGCTCTTCTAAATTATCCCTTGGTTCATTGAGAAACTCACTTTGTAATAACTCACTATCAAACATCAAATCCAAACAAAAAGTAAGGCccaaataatcatcccatagacaTCAAAAAAGGAGAACACAAAGAAATGCATGATATATGTTAGTATTTATCTGGTTGGCCATGCCAAGCATAAGAATCTGAAGATGTGCTTTGATCATTTTGAGATGACAAGGCACTTCAATTAGATCTATttatcatgacaaccacaaacTCGATAAGAATAGATGAAGCATATCTGTGATCAGGCTTTTGTGTTGGCACTCTGTGTTTTAAATGAATTTATGAGCTAATTTTACTTTAATTATCATTTACAAGcaattgaaaaagaaaaggcaCCACCACATGAATATCAATTATTTACAAACAAGGAAATAAGGACAAGTACAATCATAAGCATGAATATCAAATTCTACATGTGGCTAAAGTACATGTAGGAATCATGGTACATTTGTAAACTGCTATCTCAGTTTCCACATTGAACATTAATGGGATCACACTGAGGACCATGGCAACCCCAACAAACTGTTGAAAGTAACATGGCAGAAGGAACAGTCTTCAAACTCATGCTCTTACTGCTTCCAACCATATTGTTTGCACATATAGGTATCTCCATGCTAAACGAAACAGGTTGCAAACATGCAGCTCCAATCATTTTGTTACATGAACCTTTTATCAAGGTGTACCTCCCGCCTCAAACACAGTCTTCAAACTCATGCTCTTACTGCTTCCAAAAGGTCTTTAAgtttgctaacattttgaaatagagGATTTCCCACTCCAGAACCCAAGTCCACTCCCCCACATAACAAAGCTGTTGCCATGGTATGATGGTAAGAAGCCTAATACAGACCATTGTGGGCTATACTAATGCATATACTCGGCTTCCAGGTGAATTGGGAATATGAAAGATCACGGTTTATATGACTAAATGACTAACTGCAGTGATTACCTCCAGCCAACAATGTAGAATGTCAAAACCAAAAGCATGTCGTCACATAAAACTTCAAAAACTGACTATACGACTTCCACAAAAGGTGACTTCACAAATTCTAGATATGTACTAGTGTCTTTCATTTGCCTTCTCATGTTGACACACTGGACCACTGGTTTTGCCCACAGACAAGAATCACTACTTCTACCTAGCTGGCCAAAGCATGTGCATTACTATGTTCACGTCTCTTCATGTTCCATGCACTAATTGACACTAAGTGATATTGTATTATGTACTGACATG is drawn from Magnolia sinica isolate HGM2019 chromosome 5, MsV1, whole genome shotgun sequence and contains these coding sequences:
- the LOC131245516 gene encoding protein SPA1-RELATED 3-like isoform X1; translated protein: MTAVGGYHYRWVGMEGSDESGWEKSSSSRGLNACIALSSSRRLLHSNQPSNNTAHAAAASSKERGQAVPSSTDNFDNQIGSSGVCGNEIMDLNTLVMEPCDVSLRQWLDKSERSVDLLECLHIFRQIVETVNLAHSQGIVVHNVRPSCFIMSSFNRISFIESASCSSSGSDSFEDDMTSKIVGDQSSSSPSAHGPTQQRNRLEREGSSQEIAPTAASQRASEASCLRSGSAYATRLSSIEEVEERKVEEQGNAEEVEKRNKTFPLKQILVMEINWYTSPEEAAGASSSFSSDIYRLGVLLFELFCTFSSTEEKLRTMSNLRHRVLPPQLLLKWPKEASFCLWLLHPQPNTRPKMSELLQSEFLNEPRDNLEEREAAIKLREEIEEQELLLEFLLQMQQKKQEIADRLHDTISCLSSDIEEVLKQQSMLKKKGSSYTEAKKDEHTLLDKVVQPSVYPVRSEDSTALGSRKRFRPGLQIHSEEFNEHSAEVQRSDSRSENQESMLSKSHRLMKNFKKLESAYFSTRCRSFKPAGKLQHRNLAAGSIGRGSIVRTEGSSVDNLASKEGQSEGRRSGWINPFLEGLCKYLSFSKLKVRADLKQGDLLNSSNLVCSLSFDRDREFFATAGVNRKIKIFECDTILNEDRDIHYPVTEMASKSKLSSVCWNSYIKSQIASSDFEGVVQVWDVTRGQVFVELREHERRVWSVDFSLADPTKLASGSDDCAVKLWNINQGGSIATIRTKANVCCVQFPPDSARSLAIGSADHKIYCYDLRTTKIPWCTLVGHTKTVSYVKFVDSTTLVSASTDNSLKLWDLTMNTSSSRIIDTPIQTFTGHTNVKNFVGLSISDGYIATGSETNEVFVYHKAFPMPVLSFKFNNTDPLSGQEVNDASQFISCVCWRGQSTTLVSANSTGNIKLLEMV
- the LOC131245516 gene encoding protein SPA1-RELATED 3-like isoform X2, whose protein sequence is MTAVGGYHYRWVGMEGSDESGWEKSSSSRGLNACIALSSSRRLLHSNQPSNNTAHAAAASSKERGQAVPSSTDNFDNQIGSSGVCGNEIMDLNTLVMEPCDVSLRQWLDKSERSVDLLECLHIFRQIVETVNLAHSQGIVVHNVRPSCFIMSSFNRISFIESASCSSSGSDSFEDDMTSKIVGDQSSSSPSAHGPTQQRNRLEREGSSQEIAPTAASQRASEASCLRSGSAYATRLSSIEEVEERKVEEQGNAEEVEKRNKTFPLKQILVMEINWYTSPEEAAGASSSFSSDIYRLGVLLFELFCTFSSTEEKLRTMSNLRHRVLPPQLLLKWPKEASFCLWLLHPQPNTRPKMSELLQSEFLNEPRDNLEEREAAIKLREEIEEQELLLEFLLQMQQKKQEIADRLHDTISCLSSDIEEVLKQQSMLKKKGSSYTEAKKDEHTLLDKVVQPSVYPVRSEDSTALGSRKRFRPGLQIHSEEFNEHSAEVQRSDSRSENQESMLSKSHRLMKNFKKLESAYFSTRCRSFKPAGKLQHRNLAAGSIGRGSIVRTEGSSVDNLASKEGQSEGRRSGWINPFLEGLCKYLSFSKLKVRADLKQGDLLNSSNLVCSLSFDRDREFFATAGVNRKIKIFECDTILNEDRDIHYPVTEMASKSKLSSVCWNSYIKSQIASSDFEGVVQVWDVTRGQVFVELREHERRVWSVDFSLADPTKLASGSDDCAVKLWNINQAILFLQWRKHCDYQNKGKCVLCPVSS
- the LOC131245516 gene encoding protein SPA1-RELATED 3-like isoform X3; the protein is MTAVGGYHYRWVGMEGSDESGWEKSSSSRGLNACIALSSSRRLLHSNQPSNNTAHAAAASSKERGQAVPSSTDNFDNQIGSSGVCGNEIMDLNTLVMEPCDVSLRQWLDKSERSVDLLECLHIFRQIVETVNLAHSQGIVVHNVRPSCFIMSSFNRISFIESASCSSSGSDSFEDDMTSKIVGDQSSSSPSAHGPTQQRNRLEREGSSQEIAPTAASQRASEASCLRSGSAYATRLSSIEEVEERKVEEQGNAEEVEKRNKTFPLKQILVMEINWYTSPEEAAGASSSFSSDIYRLGVLLFELFCTFSSTEEKLRTMSNLRHRVLPPQLLLKWPKEASFCLWLLHPQPNTRPKMSELLQSEFLNEPRDNLEEREAAIKLREEIEEQELLLEFLLQMQQKKQEIADRLHDTISCLSSDIEEVLKQQSMLKKKGSSYTEAKKDEHTLLDKVVQPSVYPVRSEDSTALGSRKRFRPGLQIHSEEFNEHSAEVQRSDSRSENQESMLSKSHRLMKNFKKLESAYFSTRCRSFKPAGKLQHRNLAAGSIGRGSIVRTEGSSVDNLASKEGQSEGRRSGWINPFLEGLCKYLSFSKLKVRADLKQGDLLNSSNLVCSLSFDRDREFFATAGVNRKIKIFECDTILNEDRDIHYPVTEMASKSKLSSVCWNSYIKSQIASSDFEGVVQVWDVTRGQVFVELREHERRVWSVDFSLADPTKLASGSDDCAVKLWNINQAILFLQCQL